The candidate division KSB1 bacterium genomic sequence TGCGGCCTTAACCATGCACCCCAGAGCCATTCTCCACAAAGTTGCCACTGGGCAACCTCCAGGTGGTCGCCTGTGGTCACGTCAATTTCGTGGCGGGTGAGCGTATGGGCGCTGGGGTCGCAATGGATAAGCGCGCCATTGCGGCGGATGCGGCAACCATCGTCGTCCCAGAAAATGAGCTTGCCGCTGTCATTCATTCGCAGATTAAAGACGATGTAAAAGCCGCGCATTTCCCCGCCCCGCGAATTCAGGCGGCCTTTGAACATTTCACGCCAGTCAATCATCCAGCACGGCTCGCCATGAACTGTTGCCCGGCGCGGTTGCGGCCGAAATGGCATTGCCGGCGCCTCCCATTCCGGCTCCGACATCCAATGGGCATTATCATGTTTTGCCGGTTGCGGCCATGAGCAATAAAGGATTTCAAAAGGAGGTTCAAACATGATTTGAAAAGTAGTAGTCGCAGCAGCGCCAGAAAAAAACTGCCTAAATGCTCTTTACGAGTTGACGCCGCCGTTCAAAGCCTTATATGCTGCATAAACCACACGCGTGCTCAAACGCGTGTTCGGGCAGAGCGTATGGAAATCGTGAGCGCCAAGCAGAACAAACCGGGCTTGAGCCAGCAAGCAGGCAACCATGGCGACCGGATACCCCCGCTGCAGATGATCCTCGCGATGTGACCGACCATTCCGTGAGATGGATATCGTGGCTCTTTGAATGCCGCTGCGTGGATCCCAGCGCATGACGCGCACGAAGGTGAAACCCGGTTTGGTGACACGCTCGAAATAGGGCCTCGGACCTTGCCAAAACGGCCGGTCGGTGATCATATCGAAGATGAGATGACCACCGGGTTTTAGATTCGCGTGGAAGCGGCAAAATGCACGGAGCAGGTCAGCTTCTTTGATCAGATAATTGAGTGAGTCAAAGTTGCAAGTGATGAGCGCAACCGGCTGAGGAAGTTGTAGGGTCGCAAAATCCTGGCACAAAAATCGGGCGCCATTGCCCAGATTTTTCCGGATGGCAACGCGCAGCATCTCCGGCGAGCGATCCACGCCGTAGACAATCGGCACGCCGCATTGACACAGATAATGCACAAAGGTACCGGTGCCACATGCCACATCCGCCGCCGAGGAGAAACGGATACAGTAGTGCCGAACGATCCACTCGAAGGCGCGCCGAAGTTGGGGGAAGAAGCGGTCGCCGAGGAGGGCGTCGTAGGCGCGAGCCAACTCAGCATAAGGCGAAACCGCCGGCGCTGAAATGCCGCCTTTAGCCGAAATGATGGTCGATGCTGAAAACATAGCGCTGAAGACCACAGGCATGTAGAATTTTTAAACAATGACGGCGCACACTTGAAGTAAGCACAATCACCTATGCAAGCAAGCGATGCTGACTAAATTCCTATTCTCTAACTGCAAAGTGGGTAAGTCTTTGGAATCCGATTATTCCAAACGCGTTGTTGGCAGAATGGATAATTGGCGCCTCCGGTGTAACGTCTAACCAGATCATGAACATTCGATGACCAATCCGTTGCGGTTGGAACGGTTTGATCGCAAGCACGCGCTGACCATAGAAAAGCCGCCGGGTAACCTTTGCTTTCAATAAACCTCAATCTACTTTCCACATCTTGTGAGCCAAGTCCTGGCCAGGTACGATGTCTGGGGTTAGTTGCGAACTCGCCGATGAAAATTGGGTAGTTCGGACTAAAACTATGCACGGGCAGTTGTTCTGCTTCACTTGCGTAATAATGGAATTGATGCAATGTTGCACCAAGGCTTCGCCATTGCAAGCTTCCAGGAAACACGGTTTTCCAACTGAAGAATCCGACAGTTGATCGGAGCAAACTGCGCCCATTATTACCTGTCTTGGCATTGATACGTCCAAGGCCTTCTCTGATAAATCGCAACATGGTGGCTTGCGGGACCGTTTTGGACGAGGAATTGCCAAAGCTCGATTCTATCGTCACCAGCTCAGGTTCGTTGATGAGTTCCCATGCGTAGATGTTCTCGTGATAAGGCGCTGAGATATTCAACAATGGCTCTAAAACCCGATCGAGAAATCTTTGCCACCTGGGGTAGGGAGAAGTGTCATTAATAATATCAGCGTGTCCGCCGCTTTGGGTTCCATTGGAAATTTGAGATGGACCAAAAAAACTTCGCGAGATCAGTGAGGGGACAAGCAACATGCCCTTATTCCAAAACGTATTCAACAAATCTCCAAAATCCTGCAAGAAGGCAGGGGTTAATGGTGGAGGATCGCTATTTCTCATCCACCACTCCGCGGTGCGCTGCCCTGATGGATAATTGAGTCCGCTGCCTAAGATAAACCAACGAACGGCAAAGATACCGAGGCATTTAAAATAGTCTAAATCAGCTTCAAGAGCGGTTTTCCATAACGCTCGTGTGCGCCATCCAATCGGTGGTTCTCCAAAATCCCATCCATATCGAAACCAGGGGTAATTGATCCCTACACGTATCCGGCTAAACTGGGGCGGTCCGAAAGATGCGATGGTTTGTTGATTTCTTAAATACACTGAAAAAATGATCCGTTAGAATGGCGGTAGATGTCTCCAGCTTTGCGAACCCACGATTCCGTCTGCGGCAAGACCATTAGCCGCTTGAAAAGCTCGCACGGCAGCCTGTGTGCTCGAACCGAAAATGCCGTCAAGATTTAATCGTGTCCCTCCTGGCACTGTGCCAAGCCACGTATTTACCTTATATTGCAATTCCAGCACATCTGGACCACGTGAGCCAAATTGCAAGTTCGGGCCTGGCGCCCGAGGGAGCCGATTCCAGGTTTTCGCACCAACAACGCCGTCGGCAGTTAGCCCCATGGCGGTTTGAAAAGCGCGTACCGCCCTATCCGTGTTCGAACCAAAATCTCCAT encodes the following:
- a CDS encoding class I SAM-dependent methyltransferase, with amino-acid sequence MPVVFSAMFSASTIISAKGGISAPAVSPYAELARAYDALLGDRFFPQLRRAFEWIVRHYCIRFSSAADVACGTGTFVHYLCQCGVPIVYGVDRSPEMLRVAIRKNLGNGARFLCQDFATLQLPQPVALITCNFDSLNYLIKEADLLRAFCRFHANLKPGGHLIFDMITDRPFWQGPRPYFERVTKPGFTFVRVMRWDPRSGIQRATISISRNGRSHREDHLQRGYPVAMVACLLAQARFVLLGAHDFHTLCPNTRLSTRVVYAAYKALNGGVNS